The following are from one region of the Novosphingobium humi genome:
- a CDS encoding efflux RND transporter periplasmic adaptor subunit, whose amino-acid sequence MMRKNSLLAAGAALALLSACSRGAEEAAPEAPSPKGDLVALSEAQVKELGITVEPVQGDAPIPLASVPGTVSLPPEARVAVTSPFGGTAVKVLVIPGQQVARGAVLGVVKAAESVQFSGAMARSQAELPVAQANAARLSQLAKEGVIAPSRAEEAVANLRAVQATLAENRRLLALGGASRDGTVTLRSPIAGRVASVSVETGGAVSTDGAPFVVENVSALRLDLQLPQRLAGQLRPGMPVAVEQDGRRVTGKLLSVGASLDPVTRSLVARASVAGDAGLIPGKGVTAIIEAAGDTTRGVSVPLTAVANVDGKDVVFVRDGKNFRRQVVKVAGESGGRMVIGGGLDAHAQVVTKGVAELKAIFAGA is encoded by the coding sequence ATGATGCGCAAAAACTCCCTGCTGGCCGCTGGTGCCGCACTCGCCCTGCTTTCCGCCTGTTCGCGCGGCGCCGAAGAGGCCGCGCCCGAAGCGCCCAGCCCCAAGGGCGATCTGGTCGCGCTCAGCGAGGCGCAGGTCAAGGAATTGGGCATTACGGTCGAACCTGTACAGGGCGATGCGCCGATCCCGCTGGCCAGCGTGCCGGGCACGGTGTCGCTGCCGCCCGAGGCGCGGGTGGCGGTGACGTCTCCCTTTGGCGGCACGGCGGTCAAGGTGCTGGTGATTCCGGGCCAGCAGGTGGCGCGCGGCGCGGTGCTGGGCGTGGTCAAGGCGGCCGAATCGGTGCAGTTCAGCGGCGCGATGGCGCGGTCGCAGGCCGAATTGCCCGTGGCGCAGGCCAATGCCGCGCGTCTGAGCCAACTGGCCAAGGAAGGCGTGATCGCCCCCTCGCGCGCCGAGGAAGCGGTGGCCAATCTGCGCGCGGTTCAGGCGACTCTGGCGGAAAACCGGCGTTTGCTGGCGTTGGGCGGGGCCTCGCGCGATGGCACGGTGACCTTGCGTTCGCCCATCGCGGGCCGCGTGGCCAGCGTCAGCGTCGAAACCGGCGGCGCGGTCAGCACCGATGGCGCGCCCTTTGTGGTGGAAAATGTTTCGGCGCTGCGGCTCGATTTGCAATTGCCGCAAAGGCTGGCGGGGCAATTGCGCCCCGGCATGCCGGTGGCCGTGGAGCAGGACGGGCGGCGCGTGACGGGCAAATTGCTCTCCGTGGGCGCCTCGCTCGATCCGGTCACGCGGTCGCTGGTGGCGCGCGCCAGTGTGGCCGGCGACGCGGGCCTGATCCCCGGCAAGGGCGTGACGGCGATCATCGAGGCGGCAGGGGACACGACCAGAGGCGTCAGCGTGCCCCTTACGGCGGTGGCCAATGTCGATGGCAAGGATGTGGTCTTTGTGCGCGACGGCAAGAATTTCCGCCGTCAGGTGGTCAAGGTCGCGGGCGAGAGCGGCGGGCGCATGGTGATCGGCGGTGGGTTGGATGCCCATGCGCAGGTGGTCACCAAGGGCGTGGCCGAACTCAAAGCCATTTTCGCAGGGGCCTGA
- a CDS encoding PilZ domain-containing protein, which produces MAEWRRVTLDELSPGGFRINRFGEADPSQPLRIRIPGLQMLSARIVWQKDGAIGCAFAAPLHEAVFAHVTRSLTR; this is translated from the coding sequence ATGGCCGAATGGCGCCGCGTCACGCTGGACGAACTTTCGCCCGGCGGCTTCCGCATCAACCGTTTTGGCGAGGCCGACCCCAGCCAGCCTCTGCGCATCCGCATTCCCGGCCTGCAAATGCTCTCTGCCCGGATCGTCTGGCAAAAGGATGGTGCGATCGGCTGCGCCTTTGCCGCCCCTCTGCACGAAGCCGTGTTTGCCCATGTCACGCGCAGCCTGACGCGCTGA
- a CDS encoding CidA/LrgA family protein: MAFYGSGAFIARITHAPLPASVIGLGLILLALHRRWIKPAHLRDGAQALLGRMLLFFVPAVPVLIEHREFVSMLGVRLMLAVAIGTVLVMAVTGAVVQMVAGADD, encoded by the coding sequence ATGGCCTTTTATGGATCAGGCGCATTTATTGCCCGCATCACCCATGCCCCCCTGCCCGCCAGTGTGATCGGGCTGGGGCTGATCCTGCTCGCGCTGCACCGGCGCTGGATCAAACCGGCGCATCTGCGCGACGGGGCGCAGGCTTTGCTGGGGCGGATGCTGCTGTTCTTCGTGCCTGCCGTGCCGGTTTTGATCGAGCATCGCGAATTTGTCAGCATGTTAGGGGTCCGTCTGATGCTGGCCGTGGCCATCGGCACCGTTCTGGTGATGGCCGTGACGGGCGCAGTGGTGCAGATGGTGGCGGGCGCCGATGATTGA
- a CDS encoding LrgB family protein translates to MIDGAATALWSTLTLAGFAATRAVHRRWPRWWLMPLITAPLAIALILWFFHVPYAAYRAGSGWLLWMLGPAVTAFAVPIYDQRAMIRRYWRPLLAGMIAGSAASFLSGWMLASALGIDGPLRLSLLPRSVSTPFAMAISAEIGGMPDITAVFVIATGILGALLGEAAVTRGIPSGRTAQGAMIGVSAHAIGTAQVQPRHPRVGAVAGLAMVLTGLLNLALAPLALWFLRG, encoded by the coding sequence ATGATTGATGGGGCCGCAACCGCCCTGTGGTCCACACTCACGCTGGCCGGTTTTGCCGCTACCCGCGCGGTGCACCGGCGCTGGCCGCGCTGGTGGCTGATGCCGCTGATCACGGCGCCGTTGGCCATTGCGCTGATTCTCTGGTTTTTTCATGTCCCCTATGCTGCCTATCGCGCCGGATCGGGTTGGCTGCTGTGGATGCTGGGCCCGGCGGTCACCGCCTTTGCCGTGCCGATCTATGACCAGCGGGCGATGATCCGCCGCTATTGGCGCCCGCTTCTGGCCGGGATGATCGCGGGCAGTGCCGCCTCCTTTCTTTCCGGCTGGATGCTGGCGAGCGCGCTGGGCATTGATGGGCCGCTGCGCCTCTCGCTGCTGCCCCGCTCGGTCAGCACGCCTTTTGCCATGGCAATTTCGGCCGAGATCGGCGGCATGCCCGACATCACCGCGGTTTTCGTCATTGCCACCGGCATCCTCGGCGCGCTGCTGGGCGAGGCGGCGGTGACGCGGGGCATCCCTTCAGGCCGGACGGCGCAAGGGGCGATGATCGGCGTATCGGCCCATGCCATCGGCACCGCGCAGGTGCAGCCGCGCCACCCGCGCGTGGGGGCTGTGGCGGGGCTGGCGATGGTGCTGACCGGGCTGCTCAATCTGGCGCTTGCCCCCTTGGCCCTTTGGTTTCTGCGCGGTTAA
- a CDS encoding efflux RND transporter permease subunit codes for MLRKLVERALGARMAVLALALALAGWGIWSFLNLPIDAFPDISSTQVKVILKAPGMTPEEVESRVVAPIEMEMLGIPHQTVLRSVAKYAIADVTINFDDSTDIYWARNQVNERLTGVMGNLPSTVSGGLAPIATPLTDMFMFTIEGPQDLAEKRRVLDWVIRPALRTVPGVADVNALGGLAESYEVVPDNQALAAAGLTVTDLSAAIATSNRNDGAGRLVAGEEALIVRSSGAIRNVADLSAVVVKSSTGRVVRVGDVAKVRIGALTRYGVVSQGGRGEAVEGIVIGLRGVDAAKIVDGVKVRLEELKPSLPKGMKIATFYDRSDLIERAVGTVEEALIEATLLVVVLLLLFLGDVRASVIVALALPMAVLLTFIAMRAVGLTANLMSLGGLAIAVGMLVDGAVVVVENVVERMSDPRHAGGGRLHNVFIAAAEVATPVASGLAIIALVFLPLLTLEGLEGKLFAPVALTIVLALLSALVLALTLVPVLSFFGLKPGDAHHEPWLMRQLSPRYGRLLDWAFAHRLPVFITAGLSLVLAVVAYQMTGKTFLPTMDEGSAIVQLTKLPSISLRHSMEIDHAAQKAIMSKVPEVTNVLSRTGSDELGLDPMGLNETDSFIILKPRSEWRVGDKEWVVNEIRKAVANLPGVQTSFTQPIEMRISEMLTGARGDLAIKIFGPDSAELGRLAAEVQRRLRAIPGTSEALTVANDKVDYLQIDIDRTAAGRVGMPIDTLQDAMRSELEGVRSGVVAEGLRRVPILIRGEGEAANPASFADRLYRSPTGQLVRASDVAKVERTEGPVKVEHENGSRFAMVQAFVGGRDLVGYVQQAKADIGANVKLPQGYRIVWGGQFENQQRASARLAVVLPIALLMIFVVLYATLSSARASLLILVNIPFALVGGMVSLAASGEYLSVPASVGFIALLGIAVLNGLVMVSYFRQLRDGGMDLAQAVRVGAKRRLRPVMMTATIAAFGLVPLLFATGPGSEIQKPLAIVVIGGLITSTLLTLVLLPILYERFGESRAEKADA; via the coding sequence ATGCTGCGCAAACTGGTCGAACGGGCGCTGGGCGCGCGGATGGCGGTGCTGGCGCTGGCGCTGGCGCTGGCGGGGTGGGGCATCTGGTCCTTTCTCAACCTGCCGATTGACGCCTTTCCCGACATTTCTTCAACCCAGGTCAAGGTGATCCTGAAAGCCCCCGGCATGACGCCTGAAGAGGTGGAAAGCCGCGTGGTGGCCCCCATCGAAATGGAAATGCTGGGCATTCCGCATCAGACCGTGCTGCGCTCTGTGGCCAAATATGCGATTGCCGACGTTACCATCAATTTTGATGACAGCACTGATATTTACTGGGCGCGCAATCAGGTGAATGAACGCCTGACCGGGGTGATGGGCAATCTGCCCTCGACGGTCAGCGGCGGTCTGGCCCCGATTGCCACGCCTTTGACCGATATGTTCATGTTCACGATCGAGGGCCCGCAGGATCTGGCCGAAAAGCGCCGGGTGCTCGACTGGGTGATCCGGCCTGCGCTGCGCACGGTGCCGGGGGTGGCCGATGTGAACGCGCTGGGCGGTCTGGCCGAAAGCTATGAGGTGGTGCCCGACAATCAGGCGCTGGCGGCGGCGGGCCTGACGGTGACCGACCTGTCGGCCGCGATCGCTACCTCGAACCGCAATGATGGCGCCGGGCGCCTTGTGGCGGGCGAGGAAGCGCTGATTGTGCGCTCGTCGGGTGCGATCCGCAATGTGGCGGATCTTTCGGCGGTGGTGGTCAAGTCCTCGACAGGGCGTGTGGTGCGCGTGGGCGATGTGGCCAAGGTGCGGATCGGCGCGCTGACCCGCTATGGCGTGGTCAGCCAGGGCGGGCGCGGCGAGGCGGTCGAGGGCATTGTCATCGGCCTGCGCGGCGTGGATGCGGCCAAGATCGTCGATGGCGTGAAGGTGCGGCTCGAGGAACTGAAGCCCAGCCTGCCCAAGGGCATGAAGATCGCAACCTTCTATGACCGATCCGACCTGATTGAACGCGCGGTGGGCACGGTCGAGGAGGCGCTGATCGAGGCGACCTTGCTGGTGGTCGTGCTGCTGCTGCTGTTCCTTGGCGATGTGCGCGCCTCGGTGATTGTGGCGCTGGCGCTGCCCATGGCGGTGCTGCTGACCTTTATCGCCATGCGCGCGGTGGGGCTGACGGCCAATCTGATGAGCCTTGGCGGCCTGGCGATTGCGGTGGGCATGCTGGTCGACGGCGCGGTCGTGGTGGTCGAGAATGTGGTCGAACGGATGAGCGATCCGCGCCATGCCGGGGGCGGGCGGCTGCACAATGTGTTCATCGCCGCCGCCGAAGTGGCCACGCCCGTGGCCAGCGGCCTTGCCATCATCGCGCTGGTGTTCCTGCCGCTGCTCACGCTTGAAGGGCTGGAGGGCAAGCTGTTTGCGCCGGTTGCGCTGACCATCGTGCTGGCGTTGCTTTCCGCGCTGGTGCTGGCGCTGACGCTGGTCCCGGTGCTGTCCTTCTTTGGGTTGAAGCCGGGGGATGCCCATCATGAGCCTTGGCTGATGCGGCAGTTGTCGCCGCGTTATGGGCGGCTGCTCGACTGGGCTTTTGCGCATCGGTTGCCGGTGTTCATCACGGCGGGGCTTTCGCTGGTGCTGGCGGTGGTGGCCTATCAGATGACGGGCAAGACCTTTCTGCCCACGATGGATGAAGGTTCGGCCATTGTGCAGCTTACCAAGTTGCCCTCGATTTCGCTGCGGCACAGTATGGAAATCGACCATGCCGCGCAAAAGGCGATCATGAGCAAGGTGCCCGAGGTGACCAATGTCCTCTCGCGCACGGGGTCGGACGAATTGGGCCTTGATCCGATGGGGCTGAACGAAACGGACAGTTTCATCATTCTGAAACCCCGCAGCGAATGGCGCGTGGGCGACAAGGAATGGGTGGTCAATGAAATCCGCAAGGCGGTGGCCAATCTGCCCGGCGTCCAGACCAGCTTTACCCAGCCCATCGAGATGCGCATTTCCGAAATGCTGACGGGCGCACGCGGCGATCTGGCGATCAAGATCTTTGGTCCCGACAGCGCCGAACTGGGCCGCCTTGCCGCCGAGGTCCAACGCCGCCTGCGCGCCATTCCCGGCACCAGCGAGGCGCTGACCGTGGCCAATGACAAGGTGGACTATCTCCAGATCGACATCGACCGCACCGCGGCGGGGCGCGTGGGCATGCCCATCGACACGCTGCAGGATGCGATGCGCTCGGAGTTGGAAGGTGTGCGTTCGGGCGTGGTGGCCGAAGGGCTGCGCCGCGTGCCGATCCTGATCCGGGGCGAGGGCGAGGCCGCCAATCCCGCCAGCTTTGCCGACCGCCTCTATCGCAGCCCCACCGGCCAACTGGTGCGCGCCAGCGATGTGGCCAAGGTCGAGCGCACTGAAGGCCCGGTCAAGGTCGAGCATGAAAACGGCTCGCGCTTTGCCATGGTGCAGGCCTTTGTCGGCGGGCGCGATCTGGTGGGCTATGTCCAGCAGGCCAAGGCCGATATCGGCGCCAATGTGAAATTGCCGCAGGGCTATCGCATCGTCTGGGGCGGCCAGTTTGAAAACCAGCAGCGCGCCTCGGCCCGTCTGGCGGTGGTGCTGCCGATTGCCTTGCTGATGATCTTTGTCGTGCTTTACGCCACGCTTTCCTCGGCGCGCGCCTCGCTGCTCATTCTGGTCAACATTCCCTTTGCTCTGGTGGGGGGCATGGTCTCTCTGGCGGCCTCGGGCGAGTATCTTTCGGTGCCAGCCTCGGTCGGCTTCATCGCGTTGTTGGGCATTGCCGTGCTCAACGGGTTGGTGATGGTCAGCTATTTCCGGCAATTGCGCGATGGCGGCATGGATCTGGCCCAAGCCGTTCGGGTGGGGGCCAAGCGCCGCCTGCGTCCGGTGATGATGACGGCCACAATTGCCGCCTTTGGCCTTGTGCCCTTGCTGTTTGCCACCGGGCCGGGCTCGGAAATCCAAAAGCCGCTGGCCATCGTGGTGATCGGCGGGCTGATCACCTCCACTCTGCTCACGCTGGTGCTGCTGCCGATCCTGTATGAACGGTTTGGCGAATCCCGCGCGGAGAAAGCCGATGCGTAA
- a CDS encoding pyruvate dehydrogenase complex dihydrolipoamide acetyltransferase: MPISIKMPALSPTMEQGKLARWLVKVGDTVSAGDIMAEIETDKATMEFEAVDEGTIVAIEIPEGTDNVKVGTVIAQLAGEGEDASAPVAKPAAAAAPAPAAAAAAPAPVAAAPAAAPVKSGDRVIASPLAKRIAAQKGVDLAAVKGSGPNGRIVKADVEGAQPGAAAPVAAAAPAAAPAPVAAPAPVAAALPDFGIPHEDLPLSTMRKTIARRLTESKQQVPHIYLTVDIRLDALLKLRGELNAALAARGVKLSVNDMLIKALGVALTQVPQCNVAFAGDTLRQYARADVSVAVSIPNGLITPIITDASGKGLAAISTGMADLAKRAKEGKLAPTEFIGGTASLSNMGMMGIKQFEAVINPPQGMIMAIGAGEKRPWVLEDGSLGVATAMCATGSFDHRAIDGADGAQLMAAFRELVENPLGLLA; the protein is encoded by the coding sequence ATGCCGATCTCGATCAAGATGCCCGCTCTGTCTCCCACGATGGAGCAGGGGAAACTGGCCCGCTGGCTGGTTAAAGTTGGTGATACGGTTAGCGCTGGCGATATCATGGCCGAGATTGAAACCGATAAGGCTACGATGGAATTCGAAGCGGTGGACGAAGGCACGATTGTCGCCATCGAAATCCCCGAAGGCACCGACAATGTTAAGGTCGGCACCGTGATCGCCCAATTGGCCGGTGAAGGCGAAGATGCCTCCGCGCCGGTGGCCAAGCCTGCTGCCGCTGCCGCGCCCGCTCCGGCTGCTGCTGCGGCGGCTCCCGCGCCGGTGGCGGCGGCCCCGGCTGCTGCTCCGGTCAAGAGCGGCGACCGCGTGATCGCCTCGCCGCTGGCCAAGCGGATTGCCGCGCAAAAGGGCGTCGATCTGGCCGCCGTCAAGGGCAGCGGCCCCAATGGCCGCATCGTCAAGGCCGACGTTGAGGGCGCGCAGCCCGGCGCGGCGGCGCCTGTTGCGGCGGCGGCTCCGGCTGCTGCACCCGCGCCTGTGGCGGCTCCGGCCCCGGTCGCGGCGGCTCTGCCGGACTTCGGCATCCCGCATGAGGATCTGCCGCTCTCGACCATGCGCAAGACGATTGCGCGCCGCCTGACCGAATCCAAGCAGCAGGTGCCGCATATCTACCTGACCGTGGACATCCGCCTCGATGCGCTGCTCAAGCTGCGCGGTGAGCTGAACGCGGCGCTGGCCGCGCGCGGGGTCAAGCTGTCGGTCAATGACATGCTGATCAAGGCGCTGGGCGTTGCCCTGACGCAGGTGCCGCAGTGCAACGTCGCCTTTGCCGGCGATACGCTGCGCCAATATGCCCGCGCCGACGTGTCGGTGGCGGTCTCGATCCCCAACGGCCTGATCACGCCGATCATCACCGATGCCTCGGGCAAGGGGCTGGCCGCGATCAGCACCGGCATGGCCGATCTGGCCAAGCGCGCCAAGGAGGGCAAGCTGGCCCCGACCGAGTTCATCGGCGGCACGGCCAGCCTGTCGAACATGGGCATGATGGGCATCAAGCAGTTCGAAGCCGTCATCAACCCGCCGCAGGGCATGATCATGGCCATCGGTGCCGGTGAAAAGCGCCCCTGGGTGCTGGAAGACGGCAGTCTGGGCGTGGCCACGGCCATGTGCGCCACGGGCAGCTTTGACCACCGCGCCATTGACGGCGCCGACGGCGCGCAGCTGATGGCAGCCTTCCGCGAACTGGTCGAAAATCCGCTGGGCCTGCTGGCCTGA
- a CDS encoding ATP-binding protein, with the protein MKRVLIPARFAAHSLRLRFLLAILLWVALGIGGIWYSATRVFTRHIEAQYHDELYGHVRELAGLVNISKDSHLSLSRPLSDPRYLEPKSGYYWQVSVHKGDRIHSASMVHGEIDEDIAHSPQIFHSIDNGPTGKTIAYGFTRFTPDGRIVHYVIAVDKRYLDQTIASFTRELTMWLTALAAALLITGYAVVLFGLRPLNRLATAIGQLREGTSARLEGAYPSEIAPLVEDLNAYIAGNEAVIERARVEAGNLAHGLRTPLAVITDEAERLARQPESARAARALLDQAHVMVQQIDFRLARTRSAAGARASLRVSHLPEAVLPILSAMRKLHPDCAFDLSAPAPVRMAIDPVDLSELVSNLLDNAGKWARRRVVLTVAEGPRIRVEDDGPGMSGEQIARACEIGSRFDPDMPGSGLGLAIARDIAEAYGLTLRLSSPPGGGLVAELA; encoded by the coding sequence ATGAAGCGGGTGTTGATCCCTGCCCGCTTTGCCGCGCACAGCCTGCGGCTGCGGTTTCTGCTCGCGATCCTTTTGTGGGTGGCGCTGGGCATCGGGGGCATCTGGTATTCGGCCACGCGCGTGTTCACGCGCCATATCGAGGCGCAATATCATGACGAGCTCTATGGCCATGTGCGTGAATTGGCCGGGCTGGTGAATATCTCCAAGGACAGCCACCTTTCGCTCTCGCGCCCGCTGTCCGATCCGCGCTATCTTGAGCCCAAGTCAGGCTATTATTGGCAGGTTTCTGTGCATAAGGGCGACCGGATCCATTCGGCGTCAATGGTCCACGGCGAAATCGACGAAGACATCGCCCATTCGCCCCAGATTTTCCATTCGATCGACAATGGCCCGACCGGCAAGACCATCGCCTATGGCTTTACCCGCTTCACCCCCGATGGCCGCATCGTCCATTACGTCATCGCGGTCGACAAACGCTATCTGGATCAGACCATCGCCAGTTTCACCCGCGAGCTGACCATGTGGCTGACGGCGCTGGCGGCTGCATTGCTGATCACCGGCTATGCGGTGGTCCTGTTCGGCCTGCGCCCCCTCAACCGTCTGGCCACGGCCATCGGCCAATTGCGCGAGGGCACCAGCGCGCGGCTTGAGGGCGCCTACCCTTCGGAAATCGCGCCTCTGGTCGAGGATCTCAACGCCTATATCGCGGGCAATGAGGCGGTGATCGAGCGCGCGCGGGTCGAGGCGGGCAATCTGGCCCATGGGCTGCGCACGCCGCTGGCCGTGATCACCGACGAGGCCGAAAGGCTGGCCCGCCAGCCTGAAAGCGCAAGGGCCGCGCGCGCGCTGCTCGATCAGGCGCATGTGATGGTGCAGCAGATCGACTTTCGCCTGGCGCGCACCCGTTCGGCGGCGGGCGCCCGCGCCTCGCTGCGGGTCAGCCATTTGCCCGAGGCGGTGCTGCCCATCCTTTCGGCCATGCGCAAATTGCATCCCGATTGTGCCTTTGACCTGTCGGCCCCCGCCCCCGTGCGTATGGCCATCGACCCGGTTGATCTGTCCGAACTGGTGTCGAACCTGCTGGACAATGCCGGAAAATGGGCGCGCCGCCGCGTGGTTCTGACCGTTGCCGAGGGGCCGCGTATCCGCGTGGAAGACGACGGCCCCGGCATGAGCGGGGAGCAGATCGCCCGCGCCTGCGAAATCGGCAGCCGGTTCGACCCCGATATGCCGGGCAGCGGCCTTGGCCTTGCCATCGCCCGCGACATTGCCGAAGCCTATGGCCTGACGCTCCGGCTTTCCTCGCCTCCGGGCGGCGGACTGGTGGCGGAACTGGCATGA
- a CDS encoding response regulator transcription factor — protein sequence MRLLLIEDDGELASRLSNRLRDAGFAVDVAGSQADGEGWPDLDKIAAIILDLGLPDGNGLDLLRYWRARRVDCPVLILTARGSWQDKVEGLNAGADDFVVKPVRFEELLARLHALLRRHVGGRTQWIEAGGVRLDPVGRNAQVDGAALSLSKQEFRLLQLFVRRPGQVLSQGDILEHLYDLDDQRDLNAIEVLISRLRRKVGAARIKTLRGLGYRFEA from the coding sequence TTGCGGCTGTTGTTGATCGAGGATGACGGCGAATTGGCAAGCCGGCTGAGCAATCGCCTGCGCGATGCCGGCTTTGCCGTGGATGTCGCCGGATCGCAGGCCGATGGCGAAGGCTGGCCCGATCTGGACAAGATCGCCGCGATTATTCTCGACCTCGGCCTGCCCGATGGCAATGGGCTGGATCTGCTGCGCTATTGGCGGGCGCGGCGGGTCGATTGCCCGGTGCTGATCCTGACCGCGCGCGGCAGTTGGCAGGACAAGGTGGAAGGCCTGAATGCCGGGGCCGATGATTTCGTGGTGAAACCTGTGCGTTTCGAGGAATTGCTGGCGCGTCTCCACGCGCTGCTGCGCCGCCATGTGGGGGGGCGCACGCAATGGATCGAGGCGGGTGGGGTGCGGCTCGATCCGGTGGGGCGCAATGCGCAGGTCGATGGGGCGGCGCTCTCGCTGTCCAAACAGGAATTTCGCCTGCTGCAGCTCTTTGTCCGCCGCCCCGGACAGGTGCTCTCGCAAGGCGACATTCTCGAACATCTCTATGATCTTGACGACCAGCGCGACCTGAACGCCATCGAGGTGCTGATCAGCCGTTTGCGCCGCAAGGTGGGTGCCGCCCGGATCAAGACCCTGCGCGGCCTCGGCTACAGGTTTGAGGCATGA
- a CDS encoding acyl-CoA thioesterase, which yields MPADANAYGDIFGGWLLCQMDMGAGLLAARHSRGRAVTIAMDGVQFLKPVKVGDEVSVYGEIRKVGRSSMTIAIEAWRRDRFQHEAQKVTEAVFTFVAVDDAGRPRPVVQE from the coding sequence ATGCCTGCCGATGCCAACGCCTATGGCGACATCTTCGGCGGGTGGCTGCTGTGTCAGATGGATATGGGGGCAGGGCTGCTGGCCGCGCGGCATTCGCGCGGTCGGGCCGTGACCATCGCCATGGATGGCGTGCAATTCCTCAAGCCGGTCAAGGTCGGCGATGAGGTTTCGGTCTATGGCGAAATCCGCAAGGTGGGCCGCTCCTCGATGACGATTGCCATCGAGGCATGGCGGCGCGACCGTTTTCAACACGAGGCGCAAAAGGTGACCGAAGCGGTTTTCACCTTTGTGGCTGTCGATGACGCCGGGCGGCCCCGCCCGGTGGTTCAGGAGTAA
- the lpdA gene encoding dihydrolipoyl dehydrogenase has product MAEAYDVIVLGSGPGGYVAAIRAAQLGLKTAIVERENLGGICLNWGCIPTKALLRSAEVFHQMQHAKAYGLSATGVTADLAAVVARSRGVAKQLNQGVTHLMKKNKVAVHMGTGKLLAPGKLEVKGEKGTETLTAKHIIIATGARARDLPFAPADGNRIWTYRHAMTPKEMPSKLLVIGSGAIGIEFASFYNDLGADVTVVEMADRIVPAEDADVSAFLEKSLTKQGFKIRTKTGLEGLVADAKGVKAKIKAPDGKVTEEEFSHVIVAVGVVANTENIGLETLGIPTDRGIINTDPLGRTNVKGVWAIGDVTPGPWLAHKASHEGVTAAEAIAQELGNKDVHPHGLDRRNIPGCTYCHPQVASVGLTEAKAKEAGYTLKVGNFPFIGNGKAIALGEPEGFIKTVFDAKTGELLGAHMIGAEVTELIQGYVVGKTLETTEAELMNTVFPHPTLSEMMHEATLAAYGRALHI; this is encoded by the coding sequence GTGGCTGAAGCGTATGATGTGATTGTTCTGGGTTCCGGCCCCGGTGGCTATGTCGCGGCGATCCGCGCGGCGCAGTTGGGGTTGAAGACCGCGATTGTCGAACGCGAAAATCTGGGCGGCATCTGCCTCAACTGGGGCTGTATCCCCACCAAGGCCCTGTTGCGCAGCGCCGAAGTGTTCCACCAGATGCAGCATGCCAAAGCCTATGGCCTGTCGGCCACGGGCGTTACGGCCGATCTGGCCGCGGTGGTCGCCCGTTCGCGCGGCGTTGCCAAGCAGCTCAATCAGGGCGTCACGCATCTGATGAAGAAGAACAAGGTGGCCGTTCACATGGGGACCGGCAAGCTGCTCGCTCCCGGCAAGCTGGAAGTGAAGGGCGAAAAGGGCACTGAGACCCTGACCGCCAAGCATATCATCATCGCAACCGGCGCACGTGCCCGCGACCTGCCCTTTGCCCCGGCGGATGGCAACCGCATCTGGACCTATCGCCATGCGATGACGCCCAAGGAAATGCCGAGCAAGCTGCTGGTCATCGGTTCGGGCGCCATCGGCATCGAATTTGCCAGCTTCTACAATGATCTGGGCGCGGACGTCACGGTTGTCGAAATGGCCGACCGCATCGTGCCGGCCGAGGATGCCGATGTTTCGGCCTTCCTTGAAAAGTCGCTGACCAAGCAGGGCTTCAAGATCCGCACCAAGACGGGTCTGGAAGGTCTTGTGGCCGATGCCAAGGGCGTGAAGGCCAAGATCAAGGCCCCCGACGGCAAGGTGACCGAGGAAGAGTTCAGCCATGTGATCGTGGCCGTGGGCGTTGTGGCCAACACGGAAAACATCGGTCTGGAAACCTTGGGCATCCCCACCGATCGCGGCATCATCAATACCGATCCGCTGGGCCGCACCAATGTCAAGGGCGTGTGGGCGATCGGCGACGTGACGCCCGGCCCCTGGCTGGCCCACAAGGCGAGCCACGAGGGCGTGACGGCGGCCGAAGCCATCGCGCAGGAACTGGGCAACAAGGACGTGCATCCGCACGGTCTGGACCGCCGCAACATTCCGGGCTGCACCTATTGCCACCCGCAGGTGGCCAGCGTCGGCCTGACCGAGGCCAAAGCCAAGGAAGCCGGTTACACGCTCAAGGTCGGCAATTTCCCCTTCATCGGCAATGGCAAGGCCATCGCGCTGGGTGAGCCGGAAGGTTTCATCAAGACGGTGTTTGACGCCAAGACCGGCGAACTGCTGGGCGCGCATATGATCGGCGCGGAAGTGACCGAGCTTATTCAGGGCTATGTGGTCGGCAAGACGCTGGAAACCACCGAAGCGGAATTGATGAACACCGTCTTCCCGCATCCGACCCTGTCGGAAATGATGCATGAGGCGACGCTGGCGGCCTATGGCCGGGCGCTGCATATCTGA